Part of the Lampris incognitus isolate fLamInc1 chromosome 1, fLamInc1.hap2, whole genome shotgun sequence genome is shown below.
GGGTCATCATCTTTCTAGTCAAGTGTTGGCCAATCATATGCCATTTCCATATTCACAGCATGGCCACACCATGGCCCATATTAAAGGCCATAGTGTATACAACTTTTCTTTTCAAACAAACACTAATATACTCCAGTTAATTGTACTGATTAACATACCATCAACCACAGAGGGAGGAGCTAATTGGTGAAATCAGCTGTTTAGCTTAAAATAAAGCCTGGTGTCAACAGCACATGATTGTGCAATGCAGATCCAGTCTGTGGTTATTAAGTCAACACTAATTTGTAGAACTAGGCTTGGTTTTGTAGGGCATAGCCTGGGCATGTTTATCACAACCTGTACTGTTGATATCTGAGAGcactgaatggggggggggggctgtctgcaACCCATGCAGTAGCACACCAGCAGTTGTGTTAAGTATATCATATGCAATATTGACAAGCTCTAAATAGAGGGCTGCTCTTTCATACCGCGTATTACAGACCAGACCTCTGAATGGAAATCACCTGTTACATGTAGCGACAGTATGGACTCTGTTGTTCCGCTCAGCTGTCACCATTATGTCATCAGCAGGGCTGTGCCGGCTACTGGAAAAAACATATTGACTACTAAGGCCAGCTGCTGAGTATCTATTGGCATTTACCCAGCATCGTTGCCCACAGGCACAAATATCTTTTGGTCATGGAATATGTCTCAATCACCATCCCAGGGTGAATATCAACAGCCAATGTTGAAATGGCAGGGACGAAGCTGGCTTCTCAAGCATAGCAAATTTAACTGTTGCTCAAATTCAAAAGTGGCATATCAGGCCTGACAACTGTTGAAAGAAAAGGTCAGACTTAAGACATCAACAGGACACTTTACCAATTTGAACATGTGTAAGAATGTCTGGCCATATCTTCATCTAGTCATAAATTAGTGCCTGTAGCCAGCACATGTAGGAACATTCAAGTACACTTCCCCTTGGGAATCAGTTTTTCCTTTTCATTATGACCATTTTAAAATATCACACATCTACTGCAGTAGAATTCTCATGATCTCTGGTTTCTGAATAAACTTATCTGCTGTGTTTTAAGTAGCTAAAATTTGCACAGGCTATATAACTTAATACAGTCATAACATCGTGCAAATCCACTACAGCCACTACAACTTTTTCATTAGCTTTGAATACGTTGTAGGCattcaacaataataacaatacattACAAAAGTAAAGCTGTGGTCAACAGAATACGAATAGAATAAGAATCAGCCTGTCAAATAAATCCTGCATCCTTTTTATCTTTATAGTATGCTCAGTTCACTCATGTGAGCGTCTTGAGAAGGATAAGGAGGAGCTGCAGGTTGCTCTGAAGACCATGCTGCAGAAGTTGCAGGAGCAACATCAGAATGACCTGGCTCAGCTGGAGGAGAGACTGCAGGCCTTCTACCAATCTGAATGGGACAAGGTCCACCTCACCTACCAGGAGGAGGCTGACAAGTGCAAGGCCCTCATGGAACAGCAGGTTAGCCCCTACTAAGTTAgttcttaagtgccatcctgttacttttggtaattttatctcatttgaggtttatgtttgttttgtttttttatcactGGTCCtgcccctttactctgcatcttaatttattggccccctaattcagttagttttcgGACCTTCTATctgttgtcatgccaaaatatgacagggtgcttattcttggtgattttgatattcatgtgttgtccttcccattccctgacttcactatTTTTGGATCTTagattcttttaacctcattccatctgttaaaggggccacacatttcaaaggccacatcttagaccttgtactctcatctggtttctctctcaaatgtgttaatctggtggatattcctgtatctgaccataaaactgtcattttcaaagtcccacgaCAGCTTTCTATTCCTAGTCAttatcctaaaacatgctcttGCATTTtcaacgctggctctgcagttaattCTGTGATatttttaattcatcatctaatctccctcaatccagatgcattgttaaattcattcaatgatcagtgcctatccatctgtaatggcttgaattacttgggacaaaaaaaacaataaacccaCAAGCCATGAGGAGGCTGAAACCGGCTAGAACTTACTAATTGACGCATCCGGGTTGAAGTAGGCCACTTGTCAGATCAATGAGTGAATTTCCACAAGGTCCGTTGCAATAATATTCCACAAGTGTATTTATTTACACCACAAAAATATTCGATGCCCAATTGCATGAAAGATATAAAGCAAACGGTACTACCTTGACAAGTGCACAACAAACGACATGACGGTCAAAAACGTGTTTGCCCTCGCCAgtaacaaacacacctgcatgtcatcaggaccatacacattatatagacaggtaatacatttccgctctgacaggtagagccacctactgggcaataaagagaactgccatcaagaacccagtttcatacagaggcataatgcatagaatgatacatattgcataacaatagagaaatacaagcaaaataaatgaaatatgaaatatggcacTAAACCAGCAAATTGGCTCTAACACCATCCTCAACCTAATTGCCCAGTTTAAAATGAGgaaactactactattttcggctgctcccattaggggtcgccacagcggctcatccgtttccatctcttcctgtcttctgcatcttcctctgtcacaccagccacctgcatgtcttccctcaccacatccataaacgtcctctttggccttcctcttttcctcttccctggcagctccatattcagcatccttctcccaatatacccagcctctctcctccacacatgtccaagccatctcaatcttgcctcgcttgctttgtctccaaaccgtccaacttgagcggtccctctgatatactcattcctaatcctgtccttctttgatataatcattcctaatcctgtccttcttcatttaaaagtaggaaacaaaaatcaaataacctcccctggctgaatgatcacactcgtgcccttagaagactccatagaaaatcagaacgacaacGGAAGGTCAACAACTccaaattagcacataacacccttaaaaagcctaatgttaatttaccagaagacaGTTAAAAAGGCGAGATCAGCGtactctgaactaatatcaagaaataactaaaatcctaaagttctctttagggtagtTGATTCTGTTAtgaatggtccctccacttctctttttgaacctggtgttgagctgtccgaaaaaatttctcactcattttgtaaataaggtggagaatatcaggtcccaaatccagccaggctcttgcattcattctattccccatgttaattctgcctcttttacccagtttcaacaaattacagtgttagagagtacagtctccaatatgaactcctcctgcatcttagacatcgttcccactaagctgctcaaggaggtatttttaaCTATCAGCCCcgctattctgcaaattcttaagaattctctggcctctggttcttttccagacagttttaagcatgccatcgttcacccattgctgaagaaacctcaaTTTAGATcctctgtccctaagtaactacaaaccaatctccaaattgtcttttctatctaaggttctagagagagtaatttcttctcaattgatttctttttatGAACATGGATAGTGTTTTGAAGTTTCCCGTctgattttagagcacttcatagtaccgataCAGAttgttaaggtcactaatgacctcctgctgactgcagacagaggtgactgctcaattttagttcttttagacttgtaagtgctgcctttgacacagtcaatcacaacatcctcttacattgcttagagagttgggttggcatcaagggctcggctcttagtttattatcctcttacctcaccaacagaactttttctgttgttctgagtAACTCCTCTTCCTTGATGggtcagttgagttgtggtgtccctcaaggctcagttcttgacccccttctcttttctatatacatggtGCCCCTTGggcaggtcattcaaaatcacgatgtgctttacaatttttatgctgacaacattTGGTTATACATGCcagtaaaacccacagatcctagcaccctagcaaatctcacaacttgcctctctgacattaaatactggatgtctgaaaatgttctcaaatttaatgatgacaaGTCTGAGGTTATTCTGTTTGGTCCCAAAAGTTctgtcagcccttttgttactaatcttggtggtaaGTCagatagtcttaagcaggctgctaggaatcttggtaatattcgatgctaacctcggttttgataatcaaatcaaacatgttgttcattcatgctttctccagctcaagctaatctccaaaatgagGACATTTTTATCAATTGTAATCTGCAAGAAGTTGTGTATGCTTTtagctattctcggcttgactactgtaatgcactttattctggtatctgcaagggctccctccaacgTCTGCGGTTGGTACAAAATGTTGCTGCTTGagtcattaccgggacaaagaggcatgaccatatccctCCTGTGCTTGGctttgttatatttcaaattgattttgaaATGTTATTGCTCATTTCTAAGGCTTTAAATGATCTTGTTCCTACATAAATTTCTTATTTATTGACCAAGTATAtgccctctcaaccattaagatccgcagatggagccctgctggttattcccaggtctcggtttgtcacaaagagtGATCAGGTTTTTGCTGttcgagcccccacactatggaactctatTCCATTTGAACTAAGAAAAAGCAAATCTCTAGTTTCTTTTAAACCTCAtctttaaatttttatttttatgaaaacttttacaaatgtttgtttttatttatttatactgtttttatttttactattactcattgatcttactcttatttttgccttttctggttttatttctttgtaaaacacttcgtaacattgttttagaaaagtgctatacagataaaattattattattattactgcagtgGTCTTCTAGTCAATTGCCATCCAGGGCCAAGACAGTATTGGTTATCTATACCTGGTTATTTCTCTCTTTAGATCCTCCTCCCTGTCTGCGTTTGGTGTGCCATTTGTTAAAATCATGTTTATGTAGTGTTTGGTTGGTATGAAATCCTGCATATCATGCACTTGGCATTAAATATCACAATGTTGGAGACCTCATCTCACCCTTCTTTACTGGGCTCTCAGGAATTGGAGATGATCAGTGGGGTTTTAAAACTGCTTCCTCCACCCACATTCCCTGCCCTTCAGTGACCTTGCACACTAATGTGCCACTAAAAACTATCACAATGAGCTCATGTATGATCATGCTTCATGATTTGCTCAACCATACATAGCATGTTTTATCTGCATACTATGAGGGGAAATGCCTCTGATTGAAATTTCCATTATCTTGTAATCAGAACATATCGGGTAAGCTAAGCCCATTGTTCAACATCAAGAATAATGTTAATTCCGTCATATAGtcggtttttgtttttctttgaacTGTGTTCACTCCAGACGATTTGGTTTGTGTCTGACACATTGACATAGTGCTTTAATCCCCACTGAAAGTGATTTACCAGCAGGGTTTGTCTGTGGTCATAATGTTGTCAAAGCATATCATCCAATTCATTATACTGGAAGTTGTTCTCAGTAAAGGTTTAGATAACAAACTAGCATGTGAGGTATTTCTTATTATGCTGACATGACTTGCCCAGACTCGAGGGTTTTACTGAGTATAGGAAGTGTATAGTATATAGAAAGTGAAATGCCTTTAATAACACTCACATTTTTGGCACAGCAGTATTTATCTCTAAGTACCTGCCACATTGTATTAAGTTATTGCTGTGTCCTGTTTAACAGATGGATGAGCTGAAAGCAAATCATGAAGCCATGAAGCTGGAAGTAGAGATCAGCCATTCAGAACAAATCCAGTCTATTAAACACCAATATGAAGACTCTCTGGAAGGTAAATGAAAAATAAGGGACTTTGGACTATTCATACTACATCCATTCTTTTCGAGAAGCAGTATGTATGTTTACTTTGAAATCTCTTGCTCTCGGTGAAGTTGGTTTGGGCGAATGTTGTCTCTGGACATTGCTGCCAACTCCTCTGACTAAATGATGCATCAAACTAGAAAATCTGTTTTCCCTAATAGCTTTTGTAGTGGTCTCACAACGCATACTGTTTTCCGATTTTAATTTTCTTTGCCTCCTTGAGAGATTTCAGGTATTAAatattgtaattttttttaaaaaaacattacACATTTGTAATTCTAGAGGGATTTGTTTAACTAAGAAACTTTGATGATATTGTACAGTTAATGCTTAAAAATGTGCAATTCAGAGACAGTTCAGTACAATGGAGGTTTATCTCACACCATTAACTTGTGATGTCTTATTAGAGCTCAAGAAGGTTCACAGTGAGGAGCTGCAGAACTTGGACAGAACACTGAAAGAAGCTGAAGCCACTCTATCAGTAAGCCTGACCGCTCATTTTCTTTTGGAAATGGTCAAAAATTAACGCTTGGTCACAGAGTAAATAATAATTAGTATAATGCCAGGTCCTTGTTTTTATCTATGTATATTTTGTTGAATAGTGAGTGGTGTGTGTTATGCTGAGTGTCCAACTGTCCATCCACAGGAACAGATCCATGAGCTTACTGTGGAGAAGAGTACGCTCACTGAGAAACTAAAAGCAGAGGAGAGTAGAAGAAGAGAGTTCGCTGAAAAGAATCAGGTATCTGCACTACCATGCATTTGGACATTTTGGACATTCCTGTCTGTACACTGATTTTATAGCGGGGTTCCACTTGAACATTGCATCTAATCACTGATTTGAACTAGATGTTGGTAAAAATCATAATTTCAGTTATTGTATGGAGAATTACCACCAGTAGAAACAAAAGGTTGATTCAGTATAGAATCCGTACTACTCTGAAAGTAAAATTTTGCATTTTCAAGTAGTTTTCATCGGCCCAGTAATACTCTAAATGATATGCAGTAAATATACTATGAATTTACTTTCTCAAGCGTTAaatcaactttaaaaaaaaagttttcacttAATTTGTCTAAAATAGGGATAAACTGAAAACACACTGCAGGTGGGTTTACCCTCGTCTGCATTCCTGCTTCTAATTGTCAACAGTGCCTCATCCTTGTCCGCTATGTAGAATCTAATTTTCCGGGAGTGCTGTGGTAAAGTTACCCTGCCACTCTTAATCAGTGTAAAACGACTGCACCGTCCTCTCAGCATGCTGCCCATACACACTAGCGTGATTAAGGTAACAACCCCACATTACCATGCTACTCTATCTGCAATACATAATAAGACAATAATAGTAGTAGCCTGCCCGATGGCCTGCTGCCTGATGGAAGCTCGGACCCACAATGCAGTTAGACAGCTGCACCACCATATGTGGTTTTAAAGACGAGTTGGTATAAAACCCTAATTTAAAGTTCTCTCTTGTGATTTATAACTGAACAGCAACTACATTTTAATAGGCTTTGTATGCCCtcagctttgtttgttttttttaataatggtGCCCTCTGTCGTGTAGTTCTGCACCCAAggtttttgtgacatttgtcaagAGAGAGGTACAACTGGCTGAGTTTATGTGCTCACAAACTGGTTACTGGGTTCTCAACTTTTCAACACCATTTACTTGTCCATTCAGAAGGACCCTCACACCTTGTATCTGGAGCAAGAGCTGGAGAGCCTCAACGTGGTGCTGGACATCAAGACCAAACAGCTCCACCAGCAGGAAAAGAAGCTGATGCAGATAGACAAACTGGTGAGAGTTGAGCAGATGAAGATTAGAAAACTGGACACAGTTTTAAGTGTACATacatactgtttttttttccagacagaGAAAACTGTGAAGTTGGATGAATGCCTTAAGAAGGTCCAACAGGAGAATGAGGAC
Proteins encoded:
- the mtus1a gene encoding microtubule-associated tumor suppressor 1 homolog A isoform X2; the encoded protein is MGCSGSRVCLGAPCSTERRDEAVRQRRELSLELVTVRGELVCSVHSCERLEKDKEELQVALKTMLQKLQEQHQNDLAQLEERLQAFYQSEWDKVHLTYQEEADKCKALMEQQMDELKANHEAMKLEVEISHSEQIQSIKHQYEDSLEELKKVHSEELQNLDRTLKEAEATLSEQIHELTVEKSTLTEKLKAEESRRREFAEKNQKDPHTLYLEQELESLNVVLDIKTKQLHQQEKKLMQIDKLTEKTVKLDECLKKVQQENEDLKARMDRHAALSRQLSSEQAVLQESLQKESKVNKRLSMENEELLWKLHNGDMSSPRKLSPSSPSHSLGLQSPRSSAIFSSPPVSPR